One Vigna unguiculata cultivar IT97K-499-35 chromosome 11, ASM411807v1, whole genome shotgun sequence DNA window includes the following coding sequences:
- the LOC114170357 gene encoding uncharacterized protein LOC114170357 has protein sequence MRATQSRHKSYADKRRRPLEFEAGDHVFLRVTPTAGIGRALKSRKLTPPFIDPYQITRRIGLVAYEIALPPHLGNLYNVFHVSQLRKYVADPTHVLEQDDVQVRENLTLGVGPVRILDSQVKQLRGKEIRTVKVLWDEATQEMTWEMEDLMRKSYPHLFTGVKKSLAEWGSQGG, from the exons ATGCGTGCAACTCAGAGTCGGCATAAATCCTAcgcagataagaggaggaggccaCTCGAGTTTGAGGCGGGTGACCACGTATTTCTCAGAGTTACACCTACAGCAGGTATTGGGAGAGCATTGAAGTCGAGGAAGTTGACCCCTCCATTCATCGATCCATACCAGATTACGAGGCGAATTGGACTGGTGGCGTATGAGATTGCATTGCCACCTCACTTGGGAAACCTGTATAATGTTTTCCACGTATCACAATTGAGGAAGTACGTGGCGGATCCTACTCATGTGCTGGAGCAGGATGATGTTCAGGTGCGTGAGAACCTGACTCTAGGAGTTGGACCGGTGAGGATTCTagattctcaagtcaaacagctcagagggaaggagattcGGACAGTGAAGGTTCTCTGGGACGAGGCAACCCaagagatgacttgggagatggaaGATCTCATGAGGAAGTCCTATCCTCACCTCTTTACTG gggtaaagaaaagcctagcagaaTGGGGCAGCCAAGGGGGCTGA